GGATTTCAGGTTTGAGATGTTTCTGGGGCCAAATAAAAGCCGAATCAGAAGGCTGAGACTGCGTATTCATCTTTGGCATCACTTGGTGTTTGGATTGCTGGCATGTGACAGAGTATATTCAGGGAATTTAGCTAACCTGACTGCATTTTTCCTGTTGGTCTCTGTTTCTTCACTTCccctaattcatctcattttttgcGGGTGTCCGACTTGTCCAACGTCAGCCCGAGAGACCgagcacttttatttttatacattttttctttcttttttttataaattttttttgtaggaaGTGACTTTGCATCTTGAACCTGAGCTGGGAGGCCAAAAAATGAAGCCTTGTGAACTTGCATATCATTTTATCTGACTAACCGCAAAAGAAAATAGATCGCCGTGCACTTGCGGAACTAGAATATCATATCAGCAACTAAATAGCGTGCCTAAAGTTGAAGATATTACCTTCCCCATTATTCAATGTTTTTGAGCTCCCACGCTTGCAGTTCTAAACAACAAGTAGATCAAAAAGTTTGCTCGGCCATTAGACCCCAACACCGTGATTGCCACGAGAAGTTTATATCACAGCGTGAAGCTTTCAAAACGCCAAAATTGGAgcaataaaacttcttaaattTTGGagataagagaaaagaaagttgaaagataaaaaatgataaagataaaGTAGATGGACAGATAAAGTAAGAATATGTAAGCCCAAGTAAAAGAAAGTACATATTTTGCTTTGAATAAAAAAAGCAATATATGCAATGGAAAGGTAAGAAATATATCCAAATCCAGGACAAAATGCAGCTTTGACTCAAGGTAAGATTTGACTACAATGTCAGTTAATCCCTCTTTCACCTCCGACGGTGAAGAGATGCCCAAATCGAACGTAATCAATGAGAAAGCAAACCACCAATATAGAACTTGCATGAATGTGATTGTACAGATCATTCTGCGACTTGAAAGTTACAGCGACAGCTGCCAAAGATTTCATGTGCGATGCCGAAAAGCCATAATGGGTTTAGATGCACTAAATAGCACGCCATCAACAAGTACTTATTTGTTGTAGAATGCAACAACTTTCACCATCACATTTACTTCTGTTGTATGCGGCTCTTCATTTACCTTCTAACAAAGCAACCCGTTTGAAAACATGCGAATTCAGTAGATTCCAAACATTGGAAACAATACCACTGGACAGAGAACGGTATGCTCGTTTTGCAGCCATTTGACGTGCTTCCAGAACTTTCGCATCACTGAATAGCTCCTTGAGCGCGTTCACAAGCTCCAATTTGCCAAAAACCTGCATGGTCACAGTTAAGGCCCCAAACCAAAAGTTTAATGAAAAAACTTGCATAACATTTATTTGCTGTAATTTTAGAAGCCTAATATGATCTTTATAGACTTTTTGATTAGAATGAGCCTTTGACTGACATCCTTTATTATGTTTCAGCAGAGAGAAGCCCTAAgaatttcagtttaaaatttGGCTGGATTTAAGCCCCTTCAGCCCATTTGGTTTGAAGTAAGTGAATTAATTCATAGCATTTCTCAAAGAGTTCACCGAAGTAGACAATTCATGAATTTTCAACTGTTCCTAAATTTTCTTCAACCACTAATCAAATAAGGAACCATCTGTGAGAAATTGCTTCCTCCgtacaaaatcaaaatcaaacgTACCCTTAAATCCAGccaaattttaatgaaaattttttagaagtgttgagaatgtttgtgaatagtagtgaaaaagtaatgaaaaagtaataataaaatattgaatagtagtaaaaagtaggtgaaaagtaatgaatagtagaaaagtaggtaaaaagtaataataaaataaagaatagtagtgagagtactctcacttgccaaacataccctAAATCTTCAAGTACTGATCAAGTCAATTCAACAGGTGGAAATTGGGATCTACCTGTCAAGGCTGGAGTGGGTGTGATCACCACAAACAGAACATGGAACTATTCAGGTTGAACAAATAAACTAGCTTTACATAGGGTACTAGAGACCTAAAAATCAAGATAAGACGACAGATACTTCTTTATCTATACCGGATTTGTCATGGTGCAATTATCATATCATGCCATACTGTTGAAACATCAATAATGTTTTTGGAGAATGGACTTGAGAAAGAGTTTCAACTATTCTTTTCTACACATTGTCTTCTAAAGATAAGAATGTAATCAAGAAGAGGTTCTTCAAACCTGGAGAACAGACAAAGAATTTAACTGTTGCATTTCAAGTACCATCTGTGAGAAATGGCCAATATGACGACCTGATATAACCCAAGGAAAAAAGCTTTTAAAATGGTATTAAAAAAGTGACATGTCAACCCAATAAGGTATGAACAAAAGTTTACCAGTCAAAACAGCACAGCCAGCTGCAGCGGCTTCTAAAATGTTATGGCCAGCTAAACCTGGTAAGAACGAACCCCCCACTACAGCTATTGGTGTTAACCTATACAAGTGCCTCAACTCACCTGCAAAACAAGTTCAGAAGGATATAGTGACCTGGGGGTCAAATCTCCCTAAAAGCAAGCATACACGCTGAAAAAAGGGGAAATGAAACCAAAGTTAAGAAAGTTATCTAGGacccatggaaaaaaaaattgaaaaccacCAATGAAAGTAAATTAATGAGCATAGGGCATGCAAAGCTTTCACGTGCAGTAAGTCTCATGGACTAGTTGACATCGGTACCATAATGTGTGCAATTTCTTGAATAACATACAATGATAAATGTGAAGAAAACAAAGTATCTAAATAAGAACCTCATTACCAAGCATCTCCTATTATGTGTAACAAAGGATTTAAGGTAAACCTATCTCTGTAAGTGCATGGCATGTGCCTCATGAATGCCCCATTCTTTTAAGTTTGAGTGTAAGGGAATTGATGATGATAGGTTGGAAGGGAATTAATGATGATAGGTTGTACAATTTAGCATTACTGTTgggaagaaatattttttttttattaaaaaataaaagtaaaagaaatacCTAATGTGTCCACGACATATATATTAGTTCCTGCCACAAGCTTTTCATGTTGAGACCTCAATGCTACATTTTGCCCTTTTCTCCGCAATTCCTGCACTATTTATGGcaaaagcattttttaaattaaaaaaaaaacaacaaattttaaattaaaaaaggcattttttaaactaaaaatcaaACTTTGGTGCAAATGGGTCATCAATTAATGCATTATATACATACTCCAAATTTAGTTGCAAAATTGCTGCTCAGGTTATATGTCTTTACGAAATTACTTTGTTATCTTTTACTTGTAATTAGTATAGCTTCTTTAGCTAGCGCTTTTACATGAGTGCTTCAGTTTTAAGATGTCTTTGCAACCCCCAAGATCTATCTTGTAAAAGGTTTTCCTCTGCCAAAAGGGAGGGTTTATAAATAAACATGGGGTATAATCCTCTTCTTTACAATGacaatcatgcatgcatgcttactTTTTCcccaaattatttaaaatctcaaactcaaGTAGTAGTTGGTTTAGAAATGCCTtcataatttatcataaaaaggTCTATGGGAACTTTCGTCGCAAAATATGAAGCAAGATAACGAACACAcatgcaaaaggaaaatgaattgAAGTATAGTCCTACTGATAATTACTGCTGCATCACAATCATACTTGACTGATCTCTAGTCCATGTCGTGGATCTCGAGGTACAAGTATAGTGACCATATCTGGATGTATTGTTGCGAGCTCTCTATGAACTCCTAGCATTACTGCATCACAATCGTAATTGAGCATGTTAGACAAGTCAAGAAAACTGGAACAAAGATAATAAGTTGCACATATGATATTATTGCTAAATAAGGAAGCAAATATGATGAACATTCAACATCGCCATTGTTGGTCAATCAGTTATACTTCAAGCATATACTGACctagaaaatatgaaaagtcAGGACAAGAAACAGATAACACAAATTGCCCAGACAAAATGAAATCGCTTTCATAGCAAGGATATAGCCAACGTTTCAGGAGTCAAACTAACCTAGCATATCATTCCTTTCAGTTGCATTTCATTTATAGAGTAAGGTCTTTCCATAGACTTCTGACTCAAAACGAAAACAATCTAGAGTACAGTATAATATTGGAGGAAAATAAGTGGGAACTAACTTTCTTCTTCACCCCTATGTATGGAAGAAGCCATCCAGACCTGCCTGTGGGCGAGCTCTAACTTCAGATCTTCTATACTTCTCAGCTCCCCCTCAGAAACATCAAAATCTTCCACCACTGAATGGGGAAAAAAACAAGTAAAGCCTTATAAGAATACAGTATATCTATCTCCTTCAACAATCCTCAACGTATAATTGTCCGCATTTAGAACTAGTAAAAGGAATTGTGCTCCTAATTGATGGGCATACCACATTTCAAGTCACCGGAAAAGTTGATGACACAAGGAGGGGCTTGTAGTAGCTGAAATTGGATTGCCTGCATATTGCTCTGTGCCGTAGAACAATATCAGCAGCAGCAGGACACAAATTACAGTTGTAAAAATATATGCAGTTATAGGACTGTACATACCAATGGGACAATCAAAGAAAACTTTGAAAGCATCAGCGAAATAAGTGGAAGAAGCACGGGCCCTGAAAAGTGCTTAAAGGATTTTGCAGACATACGAGCATTTAACAGTGCCAGCACGATCTGAAAATATGATGGATGCATATAAGCTATGAGAGTCATGAACATTATGTGCGATGCATAAAAAGCATACTCCACATACTTGATGTACACGGTTGCATGCATGTACGCAAATTACAGAACAACTTACACCATTTTCCGAAGCAGTCATGATAAGATTTGGCCATAATTCACTCTCTATAAGGACGATCGCACTCGGTTTCCAATAGTCTACGAAAGCTCTGACCGCGGACAGGGTATCAAGTGGTGCAAACTGATTCAACCGGAAGATTAAAGCACATTAAAACAATTACTACATCTATTTGCCGTTAAAGATGAAGAGAACGGGAAACGGACCAAAGTTTGTACATTACTTGATATATTACACCACTAGGAAGCCGTTTATTTATTACTTCGCtgcaacaagaaaaataaactcacagTACATAAGACCAACGATTTTAGGCCagtattcattatttttcatttaatgagtAAAAGATTCTTCCTTACAATGCAGACGCTGTTGTAGTTGTCATCAAAATGTTCATATCCGGTCTTTGCTTTATGCATTGTTTGATTATAGGAATCGCGGCCATTCCTTCACctggatttttaaaaattaaataataatgatgatgacgATGCTTCATTATGCAGCTGAGGAAACTGGAAAGAAAAATCGAACCTAGAGAGACGGCGTGAAACCAGAGGAGAGGGCCAAGGGGACGAGGGAGAGAGGGACGGCCAAGTCGCTCGGTCCAGCGGTGAGGATGTTCGCGGCCTCGGAGTCTGCGAAACCGTAGGTAAAGATTCAGCACCGGCGCAGCACCGAAGCTGAGCGCCCTGTATATGTTGTACACCAGCTTCCCCTCTTTCGTTGCCGCCATTTTCTTCTCAATACTCGAACTCCCCAAATTCCCACAGGCCACACCTCTTTCTTGACGACTTGAAATCTGCCCCCGTTTTTGCCTTATTCTGGAAGGTAGTGAGTGCGGTGGGCCAACATGCGAAGCTGCGCCAACGGGGCCCATCGTATATGGAAGTACTTTGCCCTGTCGAGCTTGTAATCCAGACTCATCACCTTTACTAATTTGATAGCGTAAACGTATGTATTCGTGAATCATACAATATATTGGCGTTTTTTGTActtctgaaaaaattatatttataagtgaaagtagaaaatttatcttcttattattgatatattaaattaaatataatctaaattttaaattttaaagttctTTTTACAAATAAACTTTTATCCTCTCAataacactttatatatatatatatatatatatattgatttgtaAGTAAACAGATTGGACTGATTACTTGAGTTTGGGCTTGGGGTGGCTGGGCTTGGGCCGGATGAGATGCACATGACCAAGAATGCGGGAGATGACGGCGTGACTCTCAGGAAAGATGTCCCATTGAAGGCCATACAAATACCTTTAAAATGGGTAGCGTTAAACGGGCGGAGTTTTAAAGTGAAAAGTTTGGAATTCACGCATAAAGTTGGCATGCTCAATTAATCTCTGGAGCATTCAAGTGTCTTTTCAcgtatatattttcatcttagCGTACATGGAAGTTGTAAACATCTATACTCCAGACAAGTTCATGACCTAAAAACGAAG
This genomic interval from Juglans regia cultivar Chandler chromosome 3, Walnut 2.0, whole genome shotgun sequence contains the following:
- the LOC108984770 gene encoding probable 3-deoxy-D-manno-octulosonic acid transferase, mitochondrial; this encodes MGPVGAASHVGPPHSLPSRIRQKRGQISSRQERGVACGNLGSSSIEKKMAATKEGKLVYNIYRALSFGAAPVLNLYLRFRRLRGREHPHRWTERLGRPSLPRPLGPLLWFHAVSLGEGMAAIPIIKQCIKQRPDMNILMTTTTASAFEVINKRLPSGVIYQFAPLDTLSAVRAFVDYWKPSAIVLIESELWPNLIMTASENGIVLALLNARMSAKSFKHFSGPVLLPLISLMLSKFSLIVPLSNMQAIQFQLLQAPPCVINFSGDLKCVVEDFDVSEGELRSIEDLKLELAHRQVWMASSIHRGEEEIMLGVHRELATIHPDMVTILVPRDPRHGLEISQELRRKGQNVALRSQHEKLVAGTNIYVVDTLGELRHLYRLTPIAVVGGSFLPGLAGHNILEAAAAGCAVLTGRHIGHFSQMVLEMQQLNSLSVLQVFGKLELVNALKELFSDAKVLEARQMAAKRAYRSLSSGIVSNVWNLLNSHVFKRVALLEGK